From the genome of Candidatus Eisenbacteria bacterium, one region includes:
- the fdrA gene encoding acyl-CoA synthetase FdrA produces the protein MIVTGRVRKGAYHDSVALMTVGKAVAAREGVTDAALVMGTEENKTILRASGLWIEAFESAAATDLLIGVGAEDGERAEAALDAAEEALRGAGARSGREDEEVRPSSLEGALRVLPGADLALVSVAGRWAGAEARKALEAGLHVMLFSDNVPLETEVELKRFARERGLLVMGPDCGTAIWNGVPLAFANVVRRGSVGIVAASGTGLQEVSCLLDAEGAGVSQAIGTGGRDVSREVGGITFLQGIEALAADEATRVILLIAKPPHPEVLARIRDAARAAGKPVVEFFLGSAVEGGPSSLEEAALLAALLARGGDTAEVKRRIAARGEEIARIAADEAALRKPPRRWLRGLFSGGTFCSEAQILLAPILAPIRSNHPVGGAEKLADSLKSEGHTLVDLGEDEFTRGRPHPMIDYTLRNERIEAEAADPETAVILLDVVLGYGAHPDPVAAWDGAIDAAASRVSVVASVTGTEGDPQGKGRVIEALTAAGARVMPSNAAAALLAGRIAAAAEREAER, from the coding sequence ATGATCGTGACCGGCCGCGTACGGAAGGGCGCCTACCACGATTCGGTGGCCCTGATGACGGTGGGAAAAGCGGTCGCCGCGCGCGAGGGGGTGACGGACGCGGCGCTCGTCATGGGGACCGAGGAGAACAAGACGATCCTGCGCGCCTCCGGTCTCTGGATCGAGGCGTTCGAATCCGCCGCGGCGACGGACCTGTTGATCGGCGTGGGGGCGGAGGACGGAGAGCGCGCGGAGGCGGCGCTCGACGCGGCGGAGGAGGCGTTGCGGGGGGCGGGGGCGCGATCGGGCCGCGAGGATGAGGAGGTCCGTCCGTCGAGCCTCGAGGGAGCGCTTCGCGTTCTTCCCGGCGCGGACCTGGCGCTCGTCTCCGTGGCGGGGAGGTGGGCCGGCGCGGAGGCGCGAAAGGCGCTCGAGGCGGGCCTTCACGTGATGCTCTTCTCCGACAACGTGCCGCTCGAAACGGAGGTGGAGCTGAAACGCTTCGCCCGTGAGCGGGGTCTTCTGGTGATGGGACCGGACTGCGGCACGGCGATCTGGAACGGCGTGCCGCTCGCCTTCGCGAACGTGGTGCGGCGCGGATCGGTGGGGATCGTGGCCGCCTCGGGGACGGGCCTCCAGGAGGTGAGCTGTCTTCTGGATGCCGAGGGGGCGGGCGTTTCGCAGGCGATCGGGACCGGCGGACGGGACGTGAGCCGCGAGGTGGGGGGGATCACCTTCCTGCAAGGGATCGAGGCGCTCGCCGCGGACGAAGCGACCCGCGTGATTCTGCTGATCGCCAAGCCGCCCCATCCGGAGGTGCTCGCTCGGATCCGGGATGCGGCGCGCGCCGCGGGAAAGCCGGTGGTGGAGTTCTTCCTCGGCTCGGCTGTGGAGGGCGGCCCTTCGTCGCTCGAGGAAGCGGCCCTCCTGGCCGCCCTCCTCGCACGGGGGGGCGACACGGCGGAGGTGAAGCGCCGCATCGCCGCGCGGGGGGAGGAGATCGCGCGGATCGCCGCCGACGAGGCCGCGCTGCGAAAACCCCCTCGACGCTGGCTCCGGGGGCTTTTCAGCGGCGGGACCTTCTGCTCCGAGGCCCAGATCCTTCTCGCGCCGATCCTCGCGCCGATCCGCTCCAACCATCCGGTGGGGGGCGCGGAGAAACTCGCCGATTCATTGAAGAGTGAAGGGCACACTCTGGTCGATCTCGGGGAGGACGAGTTCACCCGGGGCCGGCCCCACCCGATGATCGATTACACGCTCCGAAACGAGAGGATCGAGGCGGAGGCGGCGGACCCGGAGACGGCGGTGATCCTCCTCGACGTGGTGCTCGGTTACGGCGCCCACCCGGATCCGGTCGCCGCGTGGGACGGCGCGATCGACGCCGCGGCGAGCCGCGTTTCTGTGGTCGCTTCCGTCACGGGCACCGAAGGAGACCCGCAGGGGAAGGGGCGGGTTATCGAGGCGCTCACCGCCGCCGGCGCCCGGGTGATGCCGAGCAACGCGGCCGCCGCGTTGTTGGCGGGGCGAATCGCCGCGGCGGCGGAGAGGGAGGCGGAGCGATGA
- a CDS encoding DUF2877 domain-containing protein, with the protein MIVLVAVGDRVRPGRYGLRARFRRAADFHGPGGWLAVAEESLGRGPIRVTLRGGLPARLLSVTVERSAVRLDEAVLRFDEDAVYRSTLDAVGWDAKRLRENAWVLEKTLLRLAHPKSLAFLIDRRREEALRAGFERTYAERMRGGWEKIRTGRTGEGTARIRGSGFGLTPSGDDFLTGLLATLRLREALGDPAAGERRAEIRAALDPPGETLSEAYLALAGEGAFPERLKNLAEALLSGGSEETAMRSEELIDSGATSGADTATGVFLGLRLGFERVGREDGEA; encoded by the coding sequence GTGATCGTTCTGGTCGCCGTGGGGGACCGTGTGCGGCCGGGGCGCTACGGCCTCCGGGCGCGCTTCCGCCGGGCGGCCGATTTTCACGGGCCCGGCGGCTGGCTGGCGGTGGCCGAAGAGTCCCTCGGCCGGGGTCCCATTCGTGTGACCTTGCGGGGCGGCCTACCCGCACGCCTCCTTTCCGTGACGGTGGAGCGGAGCGCGGTTCGTCTGGACGAGGCCGTTCTCCGGTTCGATGAAGACGCGGTCTATCGATCCACTCTCGACGCCGTGGGATGGGACGCGAAGCGGCTGAGGGAGAACGCGTGGGTTCTGGAGAAAACGCTTCTCCGTCTCGCCCACCCGAAGAGCCTCGCCTTTCTGATCGATCGGCGGCGGGAGGAGGCGCTGCGCGCCGGGTTCGAGAGGACCTACGCGGAGAGAATGCGGGGCGGTTGGGAGAAAATCCGGACCGGACGGACCGGGGAAGGGACGGCGCGAATCCGCGGCTCCGGTTTCGGGCTGACGCCGAGCGGCGACGATTTTCTCACCGGACTTCTCGCGACGCTTCGCCTGCGGGAGGCGCTCGGCGATCCTGCGGCGGGGGAGCGCCGGGCGGAGATCCGCGCCGCTCTCGATCCTCCCGGCGAAACGCTCTCCGAAGCCTACCTCGCCCTCGCCGGGGAGGGGGCTTTCCCGGAGCGATTGAAGAATCTCGCCGAGGCGCTCCTCTCGGGCGGGAGCGAAGAGACGGCGATGCGGAGCGAAGAATTGATCGACTCGGGCGCCACCTCCGGCGCCGACACGGCCACCGGTGTTTTTCTCGGCCTGCGGCTCGGATTCGAACGCGTCGGGAGAGAGGACGGAGAAGCATGA
- a CDS encoding DUF1116 domain-containing protein — protein MRTRSPFGKNLKVINIGLASFKESLDAAGAEAVQVDWRPPLETDEGAAQTIRAHADRIETANAQAMETVLAGAPKLVGLERAADVIPGMEPNLFLHAGPPVAWDRMCGPMRGAVMGGLLYEGLAATPEEAERLAASGAIRFAPCHEHDAVGPMAGLITSSMPVFVVRNETFGNAAYCTLNEGLGKVLRYGAYGPEVIEKLRWMERILYPALRRAVEATGPLDLKGIIAQALHMGDEVHNRNRAATSLLYRALAPALVRTGRDAAEAASVLEFIDGNDHFFLNLSMPACKAVLDAARDTEGSSVVVALSRNGTDFGVRLAGTGDQWFTGPAEVPDALFFPGFRREDANPDIGDSAITETAGLGGFAIAASPAIVRFVGGVAADAIRYTRQMYEITVAENGAYQIPVLDFRGTPTGIDVVRVVEKNVLPFIDTGVAHREPGIGQVGAGVLRAPSEPFRRAYEGLAKKLEEST, from the coding sequence ATGAGGACGCGATCTCCGTTCGGAAAGAACCTGAAGGTGATCAACATCGGCCTCGCCTCCTTCAAGGAGAGCCTGGACGCCGCGGGCGCCGAGGCGGTGCAGGTCGACTGGCGGCCGCCGCTGGAGACGGACGAGGGCGCGGCGCAAACGATCCGCGCCCACGCCGATCGGATCGAGACGGCGAACGCCCAAGCGATGGAAACGGTCCTCGCCGGCGCGCCCAAGCTGGTCGGTCTGGAGCGCGCCGCCGACGTCATTCCCGGCATGGAGCCGAATCTCTTTCTTCACGCGGGACCGCCGGTCGCCTGGGATCGGATGTGCGGTCCCATGCGGGGCGCCGTGATGGGCGGCCTCCTCTACGAGGGGCTCGCCGCGACGCCGGAGGAGGCGGAGCGTCTCGCCGCGTCCGGCGCGATCCGCTTCGCCCCTTGCCACGAACACGACGCCGTCGGTCCCATGGCCGGACTGATCACTTCCTCCATGCCGGTGTTCGTCGTCCGGAACGAAACCTTCGGCAACGCCGCCTACTGCACGTTGAACGAGGGGCTCGGCAAGGTGCTCCGCTACGGCGCCTACGGTCCGGAGGTGATCGAGAAACTCCGCTGGATGGAGCGGATCCTCTATCCCGCCCTCCGCCGCGCCGTCGAGGCGACGGGTCCCTTGGATCTCAAAGGAATCATCGCCCAGGCGCTCCACATGGGGGACGAGGTGCACAACAGAAACCGGGCCGCCACCTCCCTTCTCTACCGGGCGCTCGCGCCGGCGTTGGTCCGTACCGGGCGCGACGCGGCCGAAGCCGCCTCGGTGCTCGAGTTCATCGACGGGAACGACCACTTCTTCCTCAACCTGTCCATGCCCGCCTGCAAGGCCGTTCTCGACGCGGCGCGCGACACGGAGGGGAGTTCGGTGGTGGTCGCCCTGTCGCGCAACGGAACGGATTTCGGCGTGCGGCTCGCCGGGACCGGCGATCAATGGTTCACCGGGCCGGCGGAGGTTCCGGACGCCCTCTTCTTTCCCGGTTTCCGCCGGGAGGACGCCAACCCGGACATCGGCGACAGCGCCATCACCGAGACGGCGGGCCTGGGCGGCTTCGCCATCGCCGCTTCGCCGGCCATCGTCCGTTTCGTGGGAGGCGTCGCCGCGGACGCGATCCGCTACACCCGGCAAATGTACGAGATCACCGTTGCGGAGAACGGCGCCTACCAGATTCCCGTTCTCGACTTTCGGGGCACGCCGACCGGGATCGACGTGGTCCGGGTCGTCGAGAAGAACGTGCTCCCCTTCATCGACACCGGCGTGGCCCACCGGGAGCCGGGGATCGGCCAGGTGGGCGCCGGCGTGCTCCGCGCCCCCTCGGAGCCCTTCCGGCGGGCCTACGAGGGGCTCGCGAAAAAACTGGAGGAATCAACCTAA
- a CDS encoding OB-fold domain-containing protein, with protein MGRELYAYKCRKCGEMHYPFRMVCKGCGDNDFFEFDTVALPKKGKILTYTFVHTLPADFEVAKLGLAIVELENGIRVTGQIEITDPRIGMAVVGRVEEVRREAYDSRFGLVFRKA; from the coding sequence ATGGGCCGGGAACTATACGCGTACAAGTGCCGGAAGTGCGGCGAGATGCATTACCCCTTCCGCATGGTTTGCAAGGGGTGCGGCGACAACGACTTCTTCGAGTTCGACACCGTGGCGCTTCCGAAGAAGGGAAAGATTCTGACCTATACCTTCGTCCATACTCTCCCCGCCGATTTCGAGGTGGCCAAGCTGGGCTTGGCGATCGTGGAGTTGGAGAACGGGATCCGGGTAACCGGGCAGATCGAAATCACGGATCCCCGGATCGGCATGGCGGTGGTGGGAAGGGTGGAGGAGGTCCGGCGCGAGGCGTACGACTCGCGCTTCGGCCTGGTGTTCCGGAAGGCGTGA